From the Spiroplasma alleghenense genome, one window contains:
- a CDS encoding PTS glucose transporter subunit IIA has translation MSGNKKVIEIFAPCDGWVDDIKNLDDPIFSQLVLGDGIYIKPSSNVMNCVIDEGKVSLLVETKHAIYFEKQTIPILMHTGLQSDKYQENSFESLVKVNDLVNHNSKVLSFDKKFLKSLNMATPILVDPNYLDQVEIKKLKLAQEVKQGEVIATITILDKAKVKPKKVKKDYSPISQDIIQFLGGEDNLKNINNCMTRLRVVVHNKDLIQEAKIKEIDIVKGLNWSGDELQIIIGGEVYKVKGNIDFILSNSTGPKTKVSFGKKILSTLSGVISPIIPVLIVTGLLYSLQSILTISKVIVIPESGDLTQTDPLSAIFIASSSVGLAVLGTFFSWSIARYFKGNETMALLIALSLSSHLLLGAGGYLGNGHGVLANDGVGWKLFSIGGQNVYFKSIYGTILPFVGAVSFYLIFDKWVKTWMPVSVDPIFRPFISFITTIGLSFFLFSPFLGMIEQLVGIGAAWVMSIPFGIGSGLLALLMQPIVLLGGHLALFAVFSPSIAAGVPTIYITCVRIAELGQVGALIGVIIRSKVLETRRQGLSFLLPATLGITEPVIYGVNLQKVRPLVIGCIASGIAGVIAGLLNLQADHLGGFGILGVLSFDKTSSMLWFLLVAGISIGLGLLGTLIFYSERVDEYKGLVKIEKQLYKVSSKQLAGKVKIVDWEYYNDFKTIEELVKNNNSNYLELEKNFIKKAKLIDVIKANQAKKIVDENKIQQLQSQLEQVNLNINQLQQLNSQVNDTVINKTKTLIAKINPENKEKLENNLSYFLNSVGVNYDGLELVLMK, from the coding sequence ATGAGTGGTAATAAAAAAGTAATAGAAATTTTTGCACCATGTGATGGTTGAGTTGATGACATCAAAAACCTAGATGATCCAATTTTCTCTCAATTGGTTTTGGGAGATGGGATTTATATTAAACCTAGCAGCAATGTAATGAATTGTGTCATTGATGAGGGAAAAGTTAGTTTGTTAGTTGAAACTAAACACGCTATTTATTTTGAAAAACAAACCATACCAATCCTAATGCATACAGGATTGCAATCAGATAAATATCAAGAAAACAGTTTTGAATCGTTGGTTAAAGTTAACGACTTGGTCAATCATAACAGCAAAGTTTTAAGTTTTGATAAAAAGTTTTTAAAAAGTTTAAATATGGCAACTCCAATTTTGGTTGACCCCAATTACTTAGACCAAGTTGAAATTAAAAAACTTAAACTGGCCCAAGAGGTTAAACAAGGAGAGGTGATTGCCACCATTACAATTTTAGATAAAGCTAAAGTTAAACCTAAAAAAGTCAAAAAAGATTACTCTCCAATATCACAAGATATCATTCAATTCTTGGGAGGCGAAGATAACTTAAAAAATATCAACAACTGTATGACTCGATTAAGAGTAGTGGTTCACAATAAAGATTTAATTCAAGAAGCTAAAATTAAAGAAATTGATATTGTTAAAGGCTTAAATTGAAGTGGAGATGAACTACAAATTATTATTGGGGGAGAGGTTTATAAAGTCAAAGGAAACATTGATTTTATTCTCTCAAACTCCACAGGACCCAAAACCAAAGTCTCATTTGGTAAAAAAATCTTATCAACTTTATCAGGGGTAATTTCCCCAATTATTCCAGTATTAATTGTAACGGGATTATTGTACTCACTACAATCAATTCTGACAATCTCAAAAGTTATTGTCATTCCTGAGAGTGGAGACTTAACTCAAACCGATCCACTATCAGCAATCTTTATTGCATCCTCTTCAGTTGGATTAGCAGTATTGGGAACCTTCTTTTCTTGGTCGATTGCTCGATACTTTAAGGGTAATGAAACCATGGCCTTATTAATTGCTTTAAGTTTATCAAGTCATTTATTACTTGGAGCTGGAGGATATTTAGGCAATGGTCATGGAGTTCTTGCCAACGATGGGGTTGGTTGAAAACTATTTAGTATTGGGGGACAAAACGTCTACTTCAAATCTATTTATGGAACTATTCTACCATTTGTGGGAGCTGTTAGTTTTTACTTAATTTTTGATAAATGAGTTAAAACTTGAATGCCAGTTAGTGTTGACCCCATCTTTAGACCCTTTATCAGTTTCATCACCACCATTGGGTTATCTTTCTTCTTATTCTCACCATTCTTAGGAATGATTGAACAATTAGTTGGAATTGGGGCCGCTTGGGTAATGAGTATTCCTTTTGGAATCGGTTCAGGACTATTGGCTTTATTAATGCAACCAATTGTTTTACTAGGAGGTCACTTAGCCTTGTTTGCCGTATTCTCCCCATCAATTGCAGCAGGAGTGCCAACCATTTATATTACTTGTGTAAGAATTGCAGAACTTGGACAAGTTGGAGCTTTAATTGGGGTTATCATTCGTAGTAAAGTTTTAGAAACACGTCGCCAAGGATTATCATTTCTACTACCAGCTACCTTAGGGATAACTGAACCAGTAATTTATGGGGTGAACTTACAAAAAGTTCGTCCCTTAGTAATTGGATGTATTGCTAGTGGGATTGCCGGGGTAATTGCGGGTTTATTAAACCTGCAAGCAGATCACTTAGGAGGATTTGGAATTTTAGGAGTCTTAAGTTTTGATAAAACTTCAAGTATGTTGTGATTCTTACTAGTGGCTGGAATCTCAATTGGTTTAGGATTACTAGGAACCTTAATCTTTTATAGTGAACGAGTGGATGAATATAAAGGATTAGTTAAAATTGAAAAACAACTATATAAAGTCAGTTCCAAACAACTTGCAGGTAAAGTTAAAATAGTTGATTGAGAATACTACAATGACTTTAAAACCATTGAAGAATTAGTTAAAAATAATAACTCTAACTACTTAGAGTTAGAGAAAAACTTTATTAAAAAAGCTAAATTAATTGATGTCATTAAAGCTAATCAAGCTAAAAAGATTGTAGATGAAAACAAGATTCAACAATTACAGTCACAGTTAGAACAAGTTAATCTGAACATCAATCAATTACAACAACTAAATAGTCAAGTAAATGATACAGTTATCAATAAAACTAAAACCTTAATTGCTAAAATTAACCCCGAAAATAAAGAGAAGTTAGAAAACAACTTATCATACTTCTTAAACTCAGTTGGTGTTAATTATGATGGATTAGAGTTAGTATTAATGAAATAA
- a CDS encoding glycoside hydrolase family 1 protein translates to MNKFPKDFLWGTALAANQIEGAFDKDGKGLSIADIRNYNPKIDRSNMKDELKLSKEKINELINNPQDYYFPKRHGIDFYHTYKEDIKLIADLGIKVFRLSIAWTRIFPNGDETKPNQAGLDFYAKVFAECKKYNLKIMVTISHLEMPLHLVMEYGGWSNKKVITFYMNYAKSIIDAFAKDVEYWIPFNEFNHITFDNTGIFDNESNLLELSYQAFHNQFVANALVIKYKKEVNKKLNLKMQFGSMIGHVLCYPLTCHPNDVLLNQQMDYWNNDFFYDVMAKGEYPWFMKSYFEKNNIKLDITNDELKTLKENTLDFVSFSYYSSGTESVQLETQKTGGNVFMTGKNPYLDATKWGWQVDPVGLRIVLNKLYDRYKLPLFISENGFSAPEELDKNNTVIDDYRIDYLKAHFEQMSLAIADGVELFGYTLWTPIDLISYSSQEITKRYGLIYVDKDDFGNGSGKRYKKKSYDWFAQVIKTNGEKM, encoded by the coding sequence ATGAACAAATTTCCAAAAGACTTTCTCTGGGGAACAGCATTGGCTGCTAACCAAATTGAGGGAGCATTTGATAAAGATGGCAAGGGATTATCAATTGCTGATATTCGCAATTATAACCCTAAAATTGACCGCTCAAATATGAAAGATGAATTAAAACTTTCAAAAGAAAAGATTAATGAATTAATTAATAATCCTCAAGATTATTATTTTCCAAAACGTCATGGAATTGACTTTTATCACACTTATAAAGAAGACATTAAGTTGATTGCTGATTTAGGTATTAAGGTCTTTCGTTTATCAATTGCATGAACGCGAATTTTCCCCAATGGAGATGAAACTAAACCAAATCAGGCCGGACTAGATTTTTACGCCAAGGTATTTGCGGAGTGCAAAAAATATAACTTAAAAATTATGGTAACCATTTCTCACTTAGAAATGCCATTACACTTAGTAATGGAGTATGGGGGATGGAGTAATAAAAAAGTTATTACCTTTTATATGAACTATGCCAAAAGTATTATTGATGCATTTGCTAAAGATGTTGAATACTGAATTCCATTTAACGAATTCAACCATATTACTTTTGACAACACTGGAATTTTTGATAACGAATCTAATTTATTAGAGTTGTCTTATCAAGCTTTTCATAATCAATTCGTGGCAAATGCTTTGGTGATTAAATATAAAAAAGAAGTAAATAAAAAACTAAATTTAAAAATGCAATTTGGTTCAATGATTGGACATGTTCTATGTTATCCATTAACTTGTCATCCCAATGATGTATTGTTGAATCAACAAATGGATTATTGAAACAACGATTTCTTCTATGATGTAATGGCCAAAGGGGAATACCCATGATTTATGAAAAGTTATTTTGAAAAAAATAACATTAAATTAGATATTACAAATGATGAGCTAAAAACTTTAAAAGAAAATACATTAGACTTTGTAAGTTTTAGTTATTATTCTTCAGGAACTGAAAGTGTTCAGTTGGAAACTCAAAAAACTGGGGGAAATGTTTTTATGACAGGGAAGAACCCATACTTGGATGCAACTAAATGAGGTTGACAAGTAGATCCAGTTGGTCTAAGAATTGTTTTAAATAAATTATATGATCGCTATAAACTGCCTTTATTTATTTCAGAGAATGGATTTTCTGCCCCCGAGGAATTGGATAAAAATAATACCGTAATTGATGACTATCGAATTGATTATTTAAAAGCTCACTTTGAACAAATGAGTTTAGCCATAGCAGATGGAGTTGAATTATTTGGTTATACCCTATGAACACCAATTGATTTAATCTCATATAGTTCACAAGAAATTACTAAACGTTATGGGTTAATCTATGTTGACAAAGATGACTTCGGTAATGGGTCTGGTAAAAGATATAAAAAGAAATCTTATGATTGATTTGCCCAGGTAATAAAAACTAATGGTGAAAAAATGTAA
- a CDS encoding MurR/RpiR family transcriptional regulator, with protein sequence MKSVRENLINYNKVTTNELYKMICEFIIEQITLKNYPSMQEVAWSAFTTKSTVTRFCNQLGYTGYKELIYTLKNQDNNYYQNLDKVINASSSAGFQEYKKQLINDLNQFDQQITSIIALSEKINQAKNIYMFFSYEVEDTAKILIDFLQIINKNLFFSKSRKNMSVMLDNIKSDDLVLFVVAGMDNAYLENMFSLIKKDFSNTAVVSSISQFHKFDDCDLKITIDASVDKVIIYNKEIHLNYLFRQIINYLVSNNEKLLKTLNDQKYAF encoded by the coding sequence ATGAAAAGTGTCAGAGAAAATCTTATCAATTACAATAAAGTAACTACCAACGAGTTGTATAAAATGATTTGCGAATTCATAATAGAGCAAATTACCTTAAAAAATTATCCTAGTATGCAAGAGGTTGCTTGAAGCGCCTTTACAACCAAGTCTACAGTCACAAGATTTTGTAATCAATTGGGGTATACAGGATATAAGGAATTGATTTATACTTTAAAAAACCAGGACAACAACTATTATCAAAATCTTGATAAAGTAATTAATGCATCTAGTAGTGCTGGTTTTCAAGAATATAAGAAACAATTAATTAATGACTTAAACCAATTTGATCAACAAATTACTAGCATCATTGCCTTAAGCGAAAAAATTAATCAAGCCAAAAATATTTATATGTTCTTTTCATATGAAGTAGAAGATACTGCCAAAATTTTGATAGACTTTTTGCAAATAATTAATAAGAATTTATTCTTTTCTAAATCTAGAAAAAATATGTCAGTAATGTTAGACAACATAAAATCAGATGATCTTGTGCTTTTCGTGGTGGCAGGAATGGATAATGCCTATTTAGAAAACATGTTTAGCTTAATTAAAAAAGATTTTTCGAACACTGCCGTTGTTAGTTCTATTTCTCAATTTCATAAGTTTGATGATTGTGACTTAAAAATCACAATTGATGCAAGTGTTGATAAGGTGATTATTTATAATAAAGAAATTCATTTAAACTACTTATTTCGCCAAATCATAAATTACCTAGTATCAAATAATGAAAAACTACTTAAAACATTAAATGACCAAAAATACGCTTTTTAA
- a CDS encoding protein kinase domain-containing protein, whose protein sequence is MEKVSKITRMDIIELIKNKFENSFTDNYYGRIWETDFLARVFDLRKIEIHDTRFNKIEDEIWQHTINNYDWPNGWVFDDNRFGLLDGDDEIFLNFLCEMFHPEVRKESNDWRNFLKSINDCLNYDNIEIYEQKYISGRAVYSWKNKKLSLEIKRRGNSQIISKSFLAEGSYANIFVFKDEFMDEKFAIKSLKNGYSEEDKKRFQREFEFLKKWNNLFLLKVYSMVDETSYIMELMDQTLFNYIKLNNNSLTLKERKLLGNKIINGFEFIHSQKTLHRDISPHNILIKKYNDQIIPKISDFGLAKLDEIQSLTREGTKMKGKSYNDPKLAQLGWDKYNYHHEIYALTYTLLYVITGITNLDKLKYKKYYFNVSEFMEKGMDYPEYKRFKSINELKLAFNRIDLKANTNK, encoded by the coding sequence ATGGAAAAAGTATCAAAAATAACTAGAATGGACATTATTGAATTAATAAAAAATAAATTCGAGAATAGTTTCACAGATAATTATTATGGACGAATATGGGAAACTGATTTTTTAGCTAGGGTTTTTGATTTAAGAAAAATTGAAATACACGATACAAGATTTAATAAAATTGAAGATGAAATTTGACAGCATACTATTAATAATTATGATTGACCTAATGGGTGAGTTTTTGATGACAATAGATTCGGATTGCTAGACGGAGATGACGAAATATTTCTGAATTTTTTGTGCGAAATGTTCCATCCCGAAGTAAGAAAGGAAAGCAATGATTGGAGGAACTTTCTTAAGTCAATAAACGATTGTTTAAATTATGACAATATTGAAATATATGAACAAAAATATATTTCAGGCAGAGCTGTTTATTCATGAAAAAATAAAAAACTTTCCTTAGAAATAAAACGTAGAGGCAATTCCCAAATTATAAGCAAAAGTTTTTTAGCAGAGGGTTCATATGCAAATATATTTGTATTTAAAGATGAATTTATGGATGAGAAATTCGCAATTAAATCATTAAAGAATGGATATTCTGAAGAAGATAAGAAAAGATTTCAGAGGGAATTTGAATTTTTGAAAAAATGAAATAACTTATTCTTACTGAAAGTTTATTCAATGGTCGACGAAACTAGCTATATTATGGAATTAATGGACCAAACCCTATTTAATTACATTAAATTAAATAACAATAGTTTAACCCTAAAAGAAAGGAAACTATTGGGAAATAAAATTATTAATGGATTTGAATTTATTCATAGCCAAAAAACCCTACATAGAGATATATCGCCACACAATATCTTAATAAAAAAATATAATGATCAAATAATTCCTAAAATAAGCGATTTCGGTTTAGCCAAATTAGACGAAATTCAATCTTTGACAAGAGAGGGTACAAAAATGAAGGGCAAATCCTATAATGACCCAAAATTAGCTCAGCTTGGCTGAGATAAATATAATTATCATCACGAAATATACGCCCTAACATATACGTTATTATACGTAATAACTGGAATTACAAATCTTGATAAATTAAAATATAAAAAATACTACTTTAATGTTTCTGAATTTATGGAAAAAGGAATGGACTACCCAGAATATAAAAGATTTAAAAGCATTAATGAATTAAAATTAGCTTTTAATAGAATAGATTTAAAAGCAAATACTAATAAATAA
- a CDS encoding AAA family ATPase encodes MKNERFIEIELENFIHFKDKCTIKIDIEGPPTLIAGPNEAGKTQLLKLMEDFSNFRYEKIMNDKVYSNSKISFKFENVVIERMDSGSVFTEIKNAKILFSKKIEELKNNYFNAFLSAANFEESSLEIKKYMTESVKNFLKESKINDVQFAYLNESDENLFLISDDSFSLNYKLIFEFIESHKEELGFSIDSEINYETEIDEDFLNIFPNRRYGDNVTLKDYLDKTYYFYFEKMLIQELTNFHFSTKFIRLNQNDSSFMGIKEIMIKNKSLNQIQKSFLNLSKITEEELKLWNHGTRDLWRTARESVQKKLDDLSKEFLTFYNKINSINELESVNNKIFEIDNYSEKNYEHSFEIGVWDEAEKNVEREISEYKSTGFIEYLNLFIALYDINLTEGKKVILIDEPGNSLHFDNRMKLIELFKQNSSKIIFTSHNLEMMNVNDIICLQKSGGFFIASNHFNTSNNYWIDLRVNILSSVFGTEWGQDEFKNKNIIIVEGVTDQIIIESILGEEYIKKKSVLIIVANGYTTMPLILNQLLDYKYNSIICIRDNDATDVSEKHFVKYKNLYSQFTKIKFKKISEEKKEIEDLIFDILTKEEQAKYELLQNIKQEKNKVKIGQVKFEIANNFKKIIQEKNYNSDSFEKLKTAILELVEL; translated from the coding sequence TTGAAAAATGAAAGATTTATAGAAATAGAATTAGAAAATTTTATCCACTTTAAAGATAAATGCACAATTAAAATTGATATTGAAGGGCCCCCTACATTAATTGCTGGTCCAAATGAGGCTGGAAAAACGCAGTTGCTAAAGTTAATGGAAGACTTTTCGAATTTTAGATATGAAAAAATAATGAATGATAAGGTTTATAGTAATTCAAAAATATCATTCAAATTTGAAAACGTAGTCATAGAAAGAATGGATAGTGGAAGCGTTTTTACTGAAATAAAAAATGCAAAAATTTTATTTTCGAAAAAAATTGAAGAACTGAAAAATAATTATTTTAATGCTTTTTTAAGTGCAGCCAATTTCGAAGAAAGTAGTTTAGAAATTAAAAAATATATGACTGAAAGTGTTAAAAACTTTTTAAAAGAATCAAAAATCAACGATGTTCAATTCGCTTATTTAAACGAATCTGATGAAAACTTGTTTCTAATATCTGACGATTCTTTTTCTCTTAATTATAAATTGATTTTTGAATTCATTGAGTCTCATAAAGAAGAGCTTGGATTTTCTATTGATAGCGAGATAAATTATGAAACAGAAATAGACGAGGACTTTTTAAACATTTTCCCAAATAGAAGGTATGGGGATAATGTTACTTTGAAGGATTATCTTGATAAAACATATTACTTTTATTTTGAAAAAATGTTAATACAGGAATTAACAAACTTTCATTTTAGTACAAAATTTATTAGATTAAACCAAAATGATTCTAGCTTTATGGGAATAAAGGAAATTATGATTAAGAATAAGAGTTTAAATCAAATTCAGAAGTCTTTTTTAAATTTAAGTAAAATTACAGAGGAAGAATTAAAACTTTGAAATCATGGAACCAGAGATTTATGAAGAACAGCTAGAGAAAGTGTTCAAAAAAAACTTGACGATTTATCGAAAGAATTTCTTACTTTTTATAACAAAATAAATTCAATAAACGAACTAGAATCAGTAAATAATAAAATATTTGAGATTGACAATTATAGCGAAAAGAATTATGAACACTCATTTGAGATAGGCGTTTGGGATGAGGCGGAAAAAAATGTTGAGAGAGAAATTTCAGAATATAAATCCACTGGATTTATTGAATACTTAAATTTATTTATAGCGCTTTATGATATTAATTTAACTGAAGGAAAAAAGGTGATTCTAATTGACGAGCCGGGAAATAGCCTTCATTTCGATAACAGGATGAAACTAATAGAACTTTTCAAGCAGAATTCCAGCAAAATAATATTTACAAGTCATAATCTGGAGATGATGAACGTAAATGATATTATTTGTTTGCAGAAAAGTGGGGGATTTTTTATTGCTTCAAATCATTTTAATACATCAAATAATTACTGAATTGATTTAAGGGTAAATATACTTTCAAGTGTATTTGGAACAGAATGAGGTCAAGATGAATTTAAAAATAAAAATATTATTATTGTTGAGGGTGTAACAGATCAAATCATTATTGAATCCATTTTAGGCGAAGAATATATAAAGAAAAAATCAGTTTTAATTATAGTTGCTAATGGGTACACCACAATGCCACTAATACTTAACCAGTTATTGGATTATAAATATAATTCAATAATTTGTATTAGAGACAATGATGCAACCGATGTTTCTGAAAAACATTTTGTGAAATACAAGAATTTATATAGCCAATTTACAAAAATTAAGTTTAAAAAAATATCTGAAGAAAAAAAAGAGATTGAAGATTTAATATTTGATATCTTAACTAAAGAAGAGCAAGCAAAATATGAACTATTACAGAATATCAAACAAGAAAAAAATAAAGTTAAAATTGGCCAAGTAAAATTTGAAATAGCAAATAATTTTAAAAAAATTATTCAAGAAAAAAATTATAATTCCGACTCATTTGAAAAACTGAAAACAGCTATATTAGAACTAGTAGAATTGTAA
- a CDS encoding glycoside hydrolase family 1 protein → MKKLNKPFPKDFLWGASTSAYQVEGAWNIDGKGLSIQDVKTIKDASLADIKVAVDHYHNFKADIKMMHEMGLKSYRFSIAWTRIIPDGDGVVNSAGVKFYNDLINELIKYKIEPIVTMYHFDLPEALEQKGGWSNPETITAFEKYAQVLFENYGDRVKYWLTINEQNIMIMLGEIIGVKLPNGDNKLKSIYQLNHHMMVAQAKAMVLCHEMLVNAKIGPAPNISAIYSDSNKPEDATAALNMRIMRNWFYLDVAVKGVYNPIALAYLEKQDALFEIQVDDLEVLKKAQPDFIAFNYYASSTVKFPESDLDFSQLTDQQRVRSVAGMYQQVSNDSLDKTEFGWEIDPIGFKNTLKEIYERYNLPLIVTENGIGGYDSLDKNHQINDDYRIKYYQEHIFQIKEAINEGVEVFGYNPWSAIDLVSTHEGIKKRYGFIYVNRSDEEILDLKRYRKKSSYWYQEVIKSNGEKLG, encoded by the coding sequence ATGAAAAAATTAAACAAACCATTTCCTAAAGACTTTCTATGAGGCGCTTCCACCAGCGCTTATCAAGTTGAAGGAGCTTGAAATATTGATGGTAAAGGATTGTCCATCCAAGATGTTAAAACAATTAAAGATGCTAGTTTGGCTGATATAAAAGTAGCTGTTGACCACTACCATAACTTTAAAGCTGATATTAAAATGATGCATGAAATGGGTTTAAAATCATATCGCTTTTCGATTGCCTGAACGCGAATTATTCCTGATGGGGATGGGGTGGTTAATAGTGCAGGGGTTAAATTCTACAATGATTTAATTAATGAATTAATTAAATACAAGATTGAACCCATTGTTACGATGTACCACTTTGATTTACCTGAAGCATTAGAACAAAAGGGCGGTTGAAGTAATCCTGAAACTATTACTGCTTTTGAAAAGTATGCTCAAGTGCTATTTGAAAACTATGGGGATAGAGTTAAATACTGGTTAACTATCAATGAACAAAATATCATGATAATGCTGGGGGAAATCATCGGGGTTAAATTACCTAATGGGGACAATAAACTCAAAAGTATTTATCAGTTAAATCATCATATGATGGTGGCTCAAGCAAAAGCGATGGTGTTGTGTCATGAAATGCTGGTCAACGCTAAAATTGGACCCGCACCAAATATCTCCGCGATTTATAGTGATTCAAATAAACCCGAAGATGCAACTGCTGCTTTAAATATGAGAATTATGCGTAACTGGTTTTACTTGGATGTTGCAGTAAAAGGAGTTTATAATCCAATTGCCTTAGCATACTTAGAAAAACAAGACGCTTTATTTGAAATCCAAGTAGATGATTTAGAAGTCTTAAAAAAAGCTCAACCTGACTTTATCGCTTTTAACTACTATGCTTCGTCAACTGTAAAATTTCCTGAATCAGATTTAGACTTTAGTCAATTAACTGACCAACAACGAGTTAGAAGTGTTGCGGGAATGTATCAACAAGTTAGCAATGATAGTTTAGATAAAACTGAGTTTGGATGAGAAATAGATCCCATTGGTTTTAAAAATACTTTAAAAGAAATCTATGAACGTTATAACTTACCATTAATAGTAACTGAGAATGGCATTGGGGGTTATGATAGTTTAGATAAAAATCATCAAATCAATGATGATTATCGCATTAAATACTACCAAGAACATATCTTTCAAATCAAAGAAGCTATCAATGAAGGAGTTGAAGTATTTGGTTATAATCCTTGAAGTGCTATTGATTTAGTCTCAACTCATGAAGGGATTAAAAAACGCTATGGGTTTATTTATGTCAATCGTAGTGATGAAGAAATTTTAGACTTAAAACGCTATCGCAAGAAAAGCTCTTATTGATACCAAGAGGTTATTAAAAGTAATGGGGAGAAATTGGGGTAG
- a CDS encoding IS3 family transposase, with the protein MWNFKKAPWILQVNRRQKVEFIREELKDHKLKILLEVCELKRSYWNRFKNKDWTIIKDQFHIDTLWKIFKENKEQFGYRQLTKFTNEYYESIGLPRINHKKVLRIMKEQGIISKYVRKYIYKRRKAKVNKIWDFPDLVKRKYNIQKELTVLYTDVTYLVLNGKRMYQSTIIDACTKQIIDFQISKFNDLKLVLDNFNAAVIRIKKINSSTNGIIIHSDHGSQYISNAYKNRCHAEGIKISMGRVGQCSDNVVIESFHALLKKGTIHNNEYTDINAYVTDVIDWNNWYIFKKNKKLIEIFQ; encoded by the coding sequence ATATGAAATTTTAAAAAAGCTCCATGAATTCTACAAGTCAACAGAAGACAAAAAGTAGAATTCATTCGTGAGGAATTAAAAGATCATAAGTTAAAAATTTTACTTGAAGTTTGTGAATTAAAGCGTTCTTATTGAAATCGTTTCAAAAATAAAGACTGAACGATTATTAAAGATCAATTTCATATTGATACGCTTTGAAAAATTTTTAAAGAAAACAAGGAACAGTTTGGTTACAGACAATTAACCAAATTTACTAACGAATACTACGAATCAATTGGTTTACCAAGAATTAATCATAAAAAAGTACTTAGAATTATGAAAGAACAAGGAATTATTTCAAAATATGTCAGGAAATATATTTACAAAAGACGAAAAGCTAAAGTAAATAAAATTTGAGATTTTCCAGACTTGGTTAAAAGAAAATATAATATTCAAAAGGAACTTACAGTTTTATATACAGATGTAACATACTTAGTTTTAAATGGAAAAAGAATGTATCAATCAACAATTATTGATGCTTGTACAAAACAAATAATAGATTTTCAAATTTCTAAATTTAACGATTTAAAATTGGTTTTAGATAATTTTAATGCTGCAGTGATTAGAATAAAAAAAATTAATTCTAGCACAAACGGAATTATAATTCATTCTGACCACGGATCACAATATATCTCAAATGCTTACAAAAATAGATGTCATGCAGAAGGGATCAAAATTTCTATGGGAAGAGTCGGTCAATGTAGTGATAACGTTGTAATTGAAAGCTTTCACGCTCTTTTAAAGAAAGGAACAATTCATAATAATGAATATACAGATATTAATGCCTACGTTACTGATGTCATTGATTGAAATAACTGATATATATTTAAAAAAAATAAAAAGCTTATTGAAATTTTTCAATAA